The following coding sequences lie in one Mycobacterium sp. Z3061 genomic window:
- a CDS encoding VOC family protein: MSLRDPLNVLHTEDLPVQPDPGFAARLRARLESALSLPEGVVMSGISATISELSEQPAAAPRPAALPYLSLRDARAAIDWYAAAFGAVVVGEPIVMDDGRIGHAELEIGTGVLYLADEYPELGLRGPQPGAVSVSLMLHVADTDAALRRAREHGAMVQREIYEGHGARNATLVDPFGHRWMLSGPVATPIAGIRQGDLGYIWLQVPDAQRAADFYAHVLGWTVDAASHRVTSTDLPTDIRAGEPGMFCGYAVADLAEARAAITAAGGSVGETRRSEHGITLEATDPQGAPFAVFEPAAGRERPQLNGSGPGELAYVTYDVTESAGFRDFYGRVLGWTFEPGRVADGWQVRDAHPMSGAAGGSPRRTTVPMWTVDDIDAAVARVREAGGTVLDEPSRQPYGLSAECTDDQGSRFYLGQF; this comes from the coding sequence ATGAGTCTGCGCGATCCGCTCAACGTGCTGCACACCGAAGACCTTCCGGTGCAACCCGATCCGGGCTTCGCCGCGCGGTTGCGGGCGCGGCTGGAGTCCGCATTGTCACTACCCGAAGGAGTTGTCATGAGTGGCATCAGCGCAACCATTTCCGAACTGTCCGAACAGCCCGCCGCCGCCCCCCGCCCGGCCGCACTCCCCTATCTCTCCCTGCGGGACGCGCGTGCCGCGATCGACTGGTACGCCGCGGCGTTCGGCGCAGTGGTGGTCGGTGAGCCAATCGTGATGGACGACGGCCGAATTGGGCATGCCGAGCTCGAGATCGGAACCGGTGTGCTGTATCTGGCCGACGAGTACCCCGAGTTGGGCTTACGGGGTCCGCAACCTGGCGCCGTGTCGGTCAGCCTGATGCTGCATGTCGCCGATACCGATGCCGCGTTGCGGCGGGCTCGTGAGCACGGTGCGATGGTGCAGCGCGAAATCTATGAGGGGCACGGCGCGCGCAACGCGACCCTCGTCGACCCATTCGGTCACCGCTGGATGCTCAGCGGCCCGGTGGCGACCCCGATCGCCGGAATCAGGCAGGGCGACCTGGGTTACATCTGGCTGCAGGTTCCTGACGCGCAGCGCGCCGCTGACTTTTACGCACACGTACTGGGGTGGACCGTCGACGCGGCGTCGCATCGGGTGACCAGCACCGACCTGCCCACCGACATCCGAGCCGGTGAGCCGGGCATGTTCTGCGGCTACGCCGTCGCCGACCTGGCCGAGGCGCGCGCGGCGATCACCGCGGCCGGCGGGTCGGTCGGTGAGACTCGGCGCAGCGAGCACGGCATCACGCTGGAAGCCACCGATCCGCAAGGTGCGCCGTTCGCGGTGTTCGAACCGGCAGCGGGCCGGGAACGTCCGCAGCTCAACGGATCTGGTCCCGGCGAGCTGGCCTACGTGACCTACGACGTGACGGAGTCCGCGGGCTTCCGGGACTTCTACGGGCGGGTGCTGGGGTGGACGTTCGAACCTGGCCGCGTCGCCGACGGGTGGCAGGTGCGCGACGCTCACCCGATGTCGGGCGCCGCCGGCGGGAGCCCGCGCCGCACCACGGTGCCGATGTGGACCGTCGACGACATCGACGCCGCGGTGGCCCGGGTCCGCGAAGCCGGCGGCACCGTGCTGGACGAGCCGTCCCGCCAGCCGTACGGACTGTCCGCCGAGTGCACCGACGACCAGGGCTCGCGCTTCTACCTGGGGCAGTTCTAG
- a CDS encoding sigma-70 family RNA polymerase sigma factor, with the protein MSAQPHRQRDAASALLELYDEALPVVYGYFVRRCGDRGTAEDLTSETFLAGMDAVRRNDPPPIAMPWLMGVARHKLADHYRGRRDPVPVADPPEPVDPPDDWDAELDRLVAESVLERLSDSHRAVLVLRYMDDCSVGECAALLGRTVHATEALLVRAKKAFRKEYPEGGTA; encoded by the coding sequence GTGAGCGCCCAACCGCACCGCCAGCGCGACGCCGCGAGCGCGCTGCTGGAGCTGTACGACGAAGCGCTGCCTGTGGTCTACGGCTACTTCGTGCGCCGCTGCGGAGACCGGGGGACGGCGGAGGATCTGACGTCGGAGACGTTTCTGGCCGGGATGGATGCAGTGCGCCGCAACGATCCACCGCCGATCGCCATGCCCTGGCTGATGGGAGTGGCGCGGCACAAACTGGCCGACCATTACCGGGGCCGGCGTGACCCGGTGCCGGTGGCCGATCCGCCGGAGCCGGTCGACCCACCCGATGACTGGGATGCCGAGCTGGACCGGTTGGTCGCCGAGAGCGTGCTGGAAAGACTGAGCGACTCACACCGCGCGGTGCTGGTGCTGCGCTACATGGACGACTGCAGCGTCGGTGAGTGCGCCGCACTGCTCGGCCGGACCGTGCACGCCACCGAGGCGCTGCTGGTTCGCGCCAAGAAAGCGTTCCGCAAGGAGTATCCGGAAGGGGGCACGGCATGA
- a CDS encoding DUF2332 family protein — MSDIDHLLHTLRSQGRFCARSGSAMYGELFELVAGDVESGGVFAAILAGQEEASSGQAVPLRLLGGLHRMVLDGRAAHLRRWYPSAGGSWDAQRAWPEILRLADEQPDALRAALRSPPQTNEVGRSAALIGGLLHLDSEFQLPIRLFEIGSSAGLNLRADRYHYRYAGNQWGPPDSPVVIDDAWHGQLPPGGRLRITERYGYDIAPIDVTEPDGELTVLSYVWPDQQARLTRVRGAIAVAREVPAQLERRSAAAAVAGLTLTEGALTVLWHSITWQYLSADERATVRAGIDSLAAQADARKPFAHLTLEPAREGPDGALKFLVRATAWPGGEDRVLAECHAHGAPVHWQ; from the coding sequence GTGAGCGATATCGACCATTTGTTGCACACCCTGCGGTCACAGGGCCGGTTCTGCGCGCGATCCGGATCGGCGATGTATGGCGAGCTCTTCGAACTGGTGGCCGGCGATGTGGAAAGCGGCGGCGTCTTCGCGGCCATCCTCGCCGGCCAGGAGGAGGCGTCCTCGGGCCAGGCGGTGCCGCTGCGATTACTCGGCGGGCTGCACCGGATGGTGCTCGACGGGCGGGCGGCGCACCTGCGCCGCTGGTATCCCAGCGCGGGTGGCAGCTGGGACGCGCAGCGCGCCTGGCCCGAGATCCTGCGCCTCGCCGACGAGCAGCCCGACGCGCTGCGGGCGGCGCTGCGCTCGCCGCCGCAGACCAATGAGGTGGGCCGGTCGGCGGCACTGATCGGCGGCCTACTGCACCTTGACAGCGAATTCCAGCTGCCTATACGGCTTTTCGAGATCGGCAGCAGCGCCGGACTGAACCTGCGTGCCGACCGGTACCACTACCGCTACGCCGGCAATCAGTGGGGACCGCCCGATTCGCCGGTGGTGATTGACGACGCCTGGCACGGTCAACTCCCCCCGGGTGGCAGGCTGCGCATCACCGAACGGTACGGGTACGACATCGCGCCCATCGACGTGACCGAACCCGACGGGGAGCTCACCGTGCTCAGCTATGTGTGGCCGGACCAGCAGGCCAGATTGACCCGGGTGCGCGGCGCCATCGCGGTGGCCCGCGAGGTACCGGCGCAGTTGGAGCGCCGGTCGGCCGCGGCTGCGGTCGCCGGGCTCACCCTGACCGAAGGAGCGCTGACCGTGCTGTGGCATTCGATCACCTGGCAGTACCTCTCCGCCGACGAACGCGCGACGGTGCGGGCCGGGATCGACAGCCTGGCCGCGCAGGCGGACGCGCGGAAGCCGTTCGCGCACCTGACTCTCGAGCCGGCACGCGAGGGACCGGACGGCGCGTTGAAGTTCCTGGTGCGGGCCACGGCCTGGCCCGGCGGCGAGGATCGCGTGCTGGCCGAATGCCACGCCCACGGCGCGCCGGTGCACTGGCAGTGA
- the mftR gene encoding mycofactocin system transcriptional regulator (MftR, the mycofactocin system transcriptional regulator, is an uncharacterized TetR family DNA-binding transcription factor. Its role is inferred by context. It occurs as part of the biosynthesis locus for mycofactocin, a partially characterized electron carrier derived from the terminal Val-Tyr dipeptide of the precursor peptide MftA, through a radical SAM enzyme-mediated process.), with protein MLPESRVGRRRSTTPLHITDVAIDLFAARGFAEVSVDDVAHAAGIARRTLFRYYSSKNAIPWGDFDAHLEQLQELLDRVDPRVPLREALRGALLAFNTFDECESVRHRQRMRVILETAELQAYSMTMYAGWREVIAGFVASRSGGKTTDLMPQTVAWTMLGVALSAYEYWLGDESVSLPEALGNAFDVVGAALDSLE; from the coding sequence ATGCTGCCGGAGTCGCGGGTGGGCAGGCGCCGCTCGACGACGCCGCTGCACATCACCGACGTCGCGATCGACCTGTTCGCCGCGCGCGGGTTCGCCGAGGTCAGCGTCGACGACGTCGCCCATGCCGCCGGCATCGCGCGCCGGACCCTGTTCCGCTACTACTCCTCCAAGAACGCGATCCCGTGGGGCGACTTCGACGCCCACCTCGAGCAGTTGCAGGAACTGCTGGACCGAGTCGATCCACGGGTGCCGTTGCGGGAGGCGCTGCGCGGGGCGCTGCTGGCGTTCAACACCTTCGACGAATGCGAGTCGGTCCGGCATCGCCAGCGCATGCGAGTCATCCTGGAAACGGCTGAGCTGCAAGCATATTCGATGACGATGTACGCGGGTTGGCGGGAGGTGATCGCGGGCTTCGTGGCCAGCAGGTCGGGCGGCAAGACGACCGACCTGATGCCGCAGACCGTCGCATGGACCATGCTCGGGGTCGCGCTGAGCGCCTACGAGTACTGGCTCGGCGACGAGTCGGTCTCGCTGCCCGAGGCGCTGGGGAATGCGTTCGACGTCGTCGGGGCCGCCCTGGACTCACTCGAGTGA
- the mftA gene encoding mycofactocin precursor MftA (Mycofactocin is a small molecule electron carrier derived from the final two amino acids, Val-Tyr, of MftA, the mycofactocin precursor. It plays a role in redox homeostasis and the metabolism of alcohols and aldehydes in Actinobacteria, including Mycobacterium tuberculosis.), which translates to MDNENQTETELVTETLVEEVSIDGMCGVY; encoded by the coding sequence ATGGACAACGAAAACCAGACTGAGACCGAGCTCGTCACCGAGACCCTGGTGGAAGAGGTTTCCATCGACGGCATGTGCGGGGTCTACTGA
- the mftB gene encoding mycofactocin biosynthesis chaperone MftB (MftB, a small protein, is a peptide chaperone that assists the radical SAM enzyme MftC in performing two modifications to the C-terminal Val-Tyr dipeptide of the mycofactocin precursor peptide, MftA. MftB's role is analogous to the role of PqqD in the biosynthesis of PQQ, a cofactor that derives entirely from a Tyr and a Glu in the precursor PqqA.), which translates to MRGLLTVAAPAPASETAQFDPDSAWRLHPQVAIRPEPFGALLYHFGTRKLSFLKNRTILTVVKSLGEHPDVRSACRAAGVDDPDQGPYLHALGVLARSTMLVPREER; encoded by the coding sequence GTGCGGGGTCTACTGACGGTGGCCGCGCCCGCGCCGGCCTCGGAGACCGCGCAGTTCGACCCGGACAGCGCCTGGCGCCTGCATCCGCAGGTGGCGATCCGGCCGGAACCCTTTGGGGCGCTGCTGTATCACTTCGGCACCCGCAAACTCTCGTTCCTGAAGAACCGCACCATTCTGACGGTGGTGAAGTCACTGGGCGAGCACCCTGACGTCCGGTCCGCTTGCCGGGCCGCCGGCGTCGACGACCCCGACCAGGGCCCCTATCTGCACGCACTGGGTGTGCTGGCCCGCTCTACCATGCTGGTCCCCCGGGAGGAACGATGA
- the mftC gene encoding mycofactocin radical SAM maturase (MftC is a radical SAM/SPASM enzyme that catalyzes the first two steps in biosynthesis of the electron carrier mycofactocin from the terminal Val-Tyr dipeptide of the precursor peptide MftA.) gives MSTAARVPALIEQFEHGLDAPICLTWELTYACNLACVHCLSSSGKRDPGELSTRQCKDIIDELERMQVFYVNIGGGEPTVRPDFWELVDYATEHHVGVKFSTNGVRITPEVAARLAASDYVDVQISLDGATAEVNDAVRGPGSFAMAVRALENLAAAGFRDAKISVVVTRHNVDQLDEFAALASRYGATLRITRLRPSGRGADVWEDLHPTAAQQVQLYDWLVAKGEGVLTGDSFFHLAPLGSPGALAGLNMCGAGRVVCLIDPVGDVYACPFAIHDRFLAGNVLTDSGFGLGFSNVWKNAPLFRELREPQSAGACGSCGHYDSCRGGCMAAKFFTGLPMDGPDPECVQGHGAPALESERQTPRPRVDHSRGKRITTPVPLTLSMRPPSRLCNESPV, from the coding sequence ATGAGCACCGCAGCCAGAGTCCCCGCACTGATCGAGCAGTTCGAGCACGGGCTGGACGCGCCGATCTGCCTGACCTGGGAGCTGACCTACGCCTGCAACCTGGCGTGTGTGCACTGCCTGTCGTCGTCGGGCAAACGTGATCCGGGTGAGCTGTCCACCCGCCAGTGCAAGGACATCATCGACGAGCTGGAACGCATGCAGGTGTTCTACGTGAACATCGGCGGCGGCGAACCCACTGTGCGGCCGGACTTCTGGGAATTGGTGGACTACGCGACCGAACACCATGTCGGGGTGAAGTTCTCCACCAACGGCGTGCGCATCACGCCGGAGGTGGCGGCCCGGCTGGCGGCCAGCGACTACGTGGACGTCCAGATATCGCTGGACGGCGCCACCGCCGAAGTCAACGACGCCGTTCGTGGGCCCGGGTCGTTCGCCATGGCGGTGCGGGCGCTGGAGAACCTGGCTGCCGCGGGTTTCCGCGACGCCAAGATCTCGGTCGTGGTGACCCGGCACAATGTGGATCAGCTCGACGAATTCGCGGCGCTGGCAAGCCGTTACGGTGCCACGTTACGCATCACCAGGCTGCGCCCGTCGGGGCGCGGCGCCGATGTCTGGGAGGACCTGCACCCCACCGCCGCCCAGCAGGTGCAGTTGTACGACTGGCTGGTGGCCAAGGGTGAGGGCGTGCTGACCGGAGACTCCTTCTTCCACCTGGCGCCGCTGGGGTCGCCGGGCGCGCTGGCCGGGCTGAACATGTGCGGGGCCGGCCGGGTGGTGTGCCTGATCGACCCGGTGGGCGACGTGTACGCCTGCCCATTTGCCATCCATGACCGCTTCCTGGCCGGAAACGTTTTGACGGATAGCGGTTTCGGCCTCGGCTTTTCCAATGTCTGGAAGAACGCGCCACTGTTCCGCGAACTGCGCGAGCCACAGTCCGCCGGAGCCTGCGGCAGTTGCGGGCACTACGACAGCTGCCGGGGCGGCTGCATGGCGGCGAAATTCTTCACCGGCCTGCCGATGGACGGCCCCGATCCCGAGTGCGTACAGGGCCACGGGGCGCCGGCGCTGGAATCCGAGCGCCAGACGCCGAGGCCGCGCGTCGACCACTCCCGCGGTAAACGGATCACCACGCCGGTGCCGTTGACCCTGTCCATGAGGCCGCCGTCGCGGCTGTGCAATGAAAGTCCCGTATAA
- the mftD gene encoding pre-mycofactocin synthase MftD (MftD, an enzyme found in the mycofactocin biosynthesis locus, performs an oxidative deamination of 3-amino-5-[(p-hydroxyphenyl)methyl]-4,4-dimethyl-2-pyrrolidinone (AHDP). The resulting compound, now called pre-mycofactocin (PMFT), is a biologically active redox cofactor that can oxidize the non-exchangeable NADH of TIGR03971 family SDR-type oxidoreductases.) encodes MADQWFETVAIAQQRAKRRLPKSVYSSLISASEKGVTVADNVAAFSELGFAPHVIGASAKRDLSTTVMGQDISMPVLISPTGVQAVDPDGEVAVARAAAARGTAMGLSSFASKPIEEVIAANPKIFFQIYWLGGRDAIAERAERARAAGAAGLIVTTDWTFSHGRDWGSPKIPEEMNLKNILKLSPEAITKPRWLWKFGKTMRPPDLRVPNQGRRGEPGPPFFSAYGEWMGTPPPTWEDIAWLRELWGGPFMLKGVMRVDDAKRAVDAGVSAISVSNHGGNNLDGTPASIRALPAVAQAVGDQVEVLLDGGIRRGSDVVKAVALGARAVMIGRAYLWGLAAAGQAGVENVLDILRGGIDSALMGLGHSSIHDLTADDILIPPGFTRELGAR; translated from the coding sequence ATGGCCGACCAATGGTTTGAAACAGTCGCCATTGCCCAGCAACGCGCTAAGCGGCGGCTGCCGAAATCCGTCTATTCGTCGCTTATCTCGGCCAGCGAAAAAGGCGTGACGGTGGCCGACAATGTGGCGGCATTCAGCGAACTCGGATTCGCGCCGCACGTCATCGGTGCCAGCGCGAAACGCGACCTCTCGACCACGGTTATGGGCCAGGACATTTCGATGCCGGTGCTCATTTCACCGACCGGCGTTCAGGCGGTCGACCCCGACGGCGAGGTCGCAGTCGCACGTGCCGCCGCCGCCCGCGGCACGGCAATGGGTCTGTCCTCATTCGCCAGCAAGCCGATCGAGGAGGTCATCGCCGCCAACCCCAAGATCTTCTTCCAGATCTACTGGCTCGGCGGGCGGGACGCGATCGCCGAACGCGCCGAGCGGGCGCGGGCGGCAGGTGCGGCCGGGTTGATCGTCACCACCGACTGGACGTTCTCCCACGGCCGCGACTGGGGCAGCCCCAAGATCCCCGAAGAGATGAACCTGAAGAACATCCTGAAGCTTTCACCGGAGGCGATCACCAAGCCGCGCTGGCTGTGGAAGTTCGGCAAGACGATGCGGCCGCCGGACCTGCGAGTCCCCAACCAGGGCCGCCGCGGCGAGCCCGGCCCGCCGTTCTTCTCCGCGTACGGCGAATGGATGGGCACACCGCCGCCTACCTGGGAGGACATCGCCTGGCTGCGGGAACTGTGGGGCGGACCCTTCATGCTCAAGGGCGTGATGCGCGTCGACGACGCCAAAAGGGCGGTCGACGCGGGTGTTTCGGCGATCTCGGTGTCCAACCACGGCGGTAACAACCTGGACGGCACACCCGCGTCGATCCGCGCGCTGCCCGCGGTGGCGCAGGCCGTCGGTGACCAGGTGGAGGTCCTGCTCGACGGAGGCATCCGGCGGGGGAGTGACGTCGTGAAGGCGGTGGCGCTGGGGGCGCGTGCGGTGATGATCGGACGGGCCTACCTGTGGGGGCTGGCGGCGGCGGGCCAAGCCGGCGTCGAGAACGTGCTGGACATCCTGCGCGGTGGAATCGACTCGGCGCTGATGGGTCTCGGGCATTCGTCCATTCATGACCTCACTGCGGATGACATATTGATACCGCCCGGCTTCACCAGGGAGCTGGGAGCGCGCTGA
- the mftE gene encoding mycofactocin biosynthesis peptidyl-dipeptidase MftE, translating to MNSSYHRRVPVHGELGDSTSSQLSISAPPSMTIPLGATEQHGPHLPLDTDTRIATAVARAVGERLDWLVAPAIAYGASGEHQSFDGTISIGTDALTTLLVEYGRSAACWAQRLVFVNGHGGNVSALKNAIGRLRAEGRDAAWCPCASAGGDAHAGHTETSVLLHISPDVVHTDRMLAGNDAPLRELLPSMRRGGVAAVSPIGVLGDPTTATAAAGSRIFTEMVDDCVRRIGRWTPGADGMLT from the coding sequence GTGAATTCGTCTTACCATCGGCGGGTGCCTGTACACGGCGAACTGGGGGATTCGACGTCGAGCCAACTCTCAATATCTGCGCCGCCGTCAATGACGATTCCCCTAGGGGCTACCGAACAACATGGTCCACACCTACCTCTGGACACCGACACCCGAATCGCCACGGCGGTCGCCCGCGCCGTGGGCGAGCGGCTCGACTGGCTCGTGGCGCCGGCGATCGCTTACGGTGCCAGCGGTGAGCACCAGAGTTTCGACGGAACGATCTCGATCGGCACTGATGCCTTGACCACGCTGTTGGTGGAGTACGGGCGATCGGCCGCCTGCTGGGCGCAGCGGCTGGTCTTCGTCAACGGCCACGGCGGCAACGTGAGCGCATTGAAGAACGCGATCGGCCGGCTTCGTGCCGAGGGCCGCGACGCCGCATGGTGCCCGTGCGCCAGCGCCGGTGGCGATGCGCATGCCGGCCACACCGAAACATCCGTGCTGCTCCACATCTCACCGGACGTCGTGCACACCGACCGCATGCTCGCCGGCAACGACGCGCCGCTGCGCGAATTGCTGCCGTCGATGCGACGGGGCGGGGTGGCGGCCGTCAGTCCGATCGGGGTGCTGGGAGATCCGACCACGGCCACCGCGGCCGCGGGAAGCCGGATCTTCACCGAGATGGTGGACGACTGTGTCCGGCGCATCGGCCGGTGGACTCCCGGTGCCGACGGGATGCTGACGTGA
- the mftF gene encoding mycofactocin biosynthesis glycosyltransferase MftF (Members of this protein family, MftF, are glycosyltransferases, members of PF00535 (glycosyl transferase family 2). The encoding gene is found as part of the mycofactocin cassette, in Mycobacterium tuberculosis, many other Actinobacteria, and occasional members of other lineages. Mycofactocin itself, a putative redox carrier, is a heavily modified derivative of the C-terminal Val-Tyr dipeptide of the mycofactocin precursor MftA (TIGR03969).), producing MTAPVTRLPNGFAVQVDRRVRVLGDGKALLGGSPTRLLRLAPAAQSMLCDGRLKVRDEVSAQLARTLLDATVAHPRPATGPSHRDVTVVIPVRDNITGVRRLVTSLRGLRVIVVDDGSSTPIELEDFAGSHCDIEVLHHVRNKGPAAARNTGLAACTTDFVAFLDSDVAPRRGWLEALLGHFCDPTVALVAPRIVGLGQDENVIARYEAVHSSLDLGLREAPVLPHSAVSYVPSAAIVCRTSAIRAVGGFDETMHSGEDVDLCWRLVEAGARLRYEPIALVAHDHRTELRDWIARKAFYGGSAAPLSVRHPDKTAPVVISGWALAAWILMSLGTGLAQLASIVIAVLTGRRIAKALRGADTSVETSLWDVAVIATRGLWSAALQLASAICRHYWPVALLAAMLSRHFRHVVVVAAIVDGVADWLRRRDAVGEDAEPIGLLTFLLLKRIDDLAYGIGLWYGVIRERNIGALKPQIRT from the coding sequence GTGACCGCGCCGGTGACCCGGCTGCCGAACGGATTTGCCGTGCAGGTCGATCGCCGGGTGCGGGTGCTCGGCGACGGCAAGGCCCTGCTGGGTGGCTCGCCGACCCGGCTGCTGCGGTTGGCGCCCGCCGCGCAGAGCATGCTCTGCGACGGCCGCCTCAAGGTCCGCGACGAGGTCAGCGCGCAGCTGGCGCGCACCCTGCTGGACGCCACGGTAGCTCACCCGCGCCCCGCGACGGGTCCGTCCCACCGGGACGTCACCGTCGTTATCCCGGTGCGGGACAACATAACCGGTGTACGACGGTTGGTGACGTCGCTGCGCGGGCTGCGGGTCATCGTGGTGGACGACGGATCCTCCACGCCCATCGAACTGGAGGATTTCGCCGGCTCGCACTGCGATATCGAAGTGCTGCACCACGTTCGCAACAAGGGTCCGGCGGCCGCTCGGAACACCGGCCTGGCGGCCTGCACCACCGACTTCGTCGCGTTCCTGGACTCCGACGTGGCACCACGCCGCGGCTGGCTCGAAGCTTTGCTGGGACACTTCTGCGACCCGACGGTCGCACTGGTGGCGCCGCGGATCGTCGGTCTGGGGCAGGACGAGAACGTGATCGCCCGCTACGAAGCGGTGCACTCGTCACTGGATCTGGGTCTGCGGGAAGCGCCGGTGCTGCCGCACAGCGCGGTGTCTTACGTGCCCAGCGCGGCGATCGTGTGCCGCACGTCGGCGATCCGGGCCGTCGGTGGCTTCGACGAGACGATGCATTCCGGCGAGGACGTCGACCTGTGCTGGCGACTGGTGGAAGCCGGCGCCCGGTTGCGGTACGAACCGATCGCGTTGGTCGCCCACGACCACCGGACCGAGTTGCGGGACTGGATCGCGCGCAAAGCGTTCTACGGGGGCTCGGCGGCGCCCTTGTCGGTGCGCCACCCTGACAAGACCGCGCCGGTGGTGATTTCCGGCTGGGCACTGGCGGCCTGGATTCTGATGTCGCTCGGCACCGGTCTTGCGCAACTGGCTTCGATCGTCATCGCCGTGCTCACCGGCCGCCGGATCGCCAAGGCCCTGCGCGGCGCCGACACGTCCGTCGAGACCTCGCTCTGGGATGTGGCCGTGATCGCCACCCGGGGACTGTGGTCGGCGGCGCTGCAGCTGGCATCGGCTATCTGCCGGCACTACTGGCCGGTGGCTCTGCTGGCGGCGATGCTGTCGCGCCACTTCCGGCACGTCGTGGTGGTCGCGGCGATCGTCGACGGGGTGGCGGACTGGTTGCGCCGCCGGGACGCCGTCGGGGAGGACGCCGAGCCGATCGGGTTGCTGACCTTCCTGTTGCTCAAGCGCATCGACGACCTGGCCTATGGGATCGGCCTCTGGTACGGGGTGATACGCGAACGCAACATCGGCGCACTCAAGCCACAGATCCGGACGTAA